The DNA segment GGATGGTCACGGTTTCGGTGCTCATGGCTTGATCCCTGCGAGAAGAAATTCCTGATTGCCGTCGCCACCCGCGATCGGCGAGGGGATGAGGCCGAGGCTACGCCAGCCCATGTCCTCGATGAGCCAGCGTTCCAGCTCCGCCGCAACCGTTGGCGCGGAGGAGGGGTCCTTCAACAGACCGGCCTTGCCGATCGCCTCGCGTCCGGCCTCGAATTGCGGCTTCACCAGCAACGCGCAACGCGAGCCCGGCTCGGCAAGCCCGAGGGCCGGTGCCAGCGCCAGCTTCAGCGAGATGAAGGAAACGTCGGAGGCGATGAAGGTTACGGGCTCGCCAATGTCTTCGGCCGTCAGATAGCGGGCGTTCAGTCCCTCGATATTGGTCACGCGCGGATCGGCTGATATGCGCGGATGCACCTGCCCATGGCCGACATCGATAGCGGTGACATGCGCCGCACCCCGCTGCAGCAGCACTTCGGTGAAACCGCCGGTCGAGGCGCCGACGTCGAGACAGTGCTGCCCCTTCGGATCGAGTTGGAAATGATCCAGCGCGGCCACCAGCTTCAGCGCGGCCCGCGAAACGTAATCCTGAGCGGGATCGTCGATCGCGATCTCCGCATCTTCGGTAAACAATGCGCCCGGCTTGCTCACTACTTTGCCGTCAACCGTCACCGTGCCGCGCTGAATGGCGTCGCGCGCCCGCGAGCGGCTGGCGAAAAGCGAGAGGGAGACGAGAAGCTGGTCGAGGCGTTGCGGTTCGGACATGGGCTGTCCATGCCGGGCAATGGTCTGCGTTGCAAGCGTTTTGTGTTGATGGCGGCCAATGTCGGCGTTGACGCTATGCGGTATCTCGCCATAATCGCCGCAAACCGGCAGTAGATGGGGGCTCGGATGCGCGGGATTTGCGGCTATGCGACGGCTCTGGCGATGCT comes from the Rhizobium sp. NXC24 genome and includes:
- a CDS encoding TlyA family RNA methyltransferase; translation: MSEPQRLDQLLVSLSLFASRSRARDAIQRGTVTVDGKVVSKPGALFTEDAEIAIDDPAQDYVSRAALKLVAALDHFQLDPKGQHCLDVGASTGGFTEVLLQRGAAHVTAIDVGHGQVHPRISADPRVTNIEGLNARYLTAEDIGEPVTFIASDVSFISLKLALAPALGLAEPGSRCALLVKPQFEAGREAIGKAGLLKDPSSAPTVAAELERWLIEDMGWRSLGLIPSPIAGGDGNQEFLLAGIKP